In Plodia interpunctella isolate USDA-ARS_2022_Savannah chromosome 9, ilPloInte3.2, whole genome shotgun sequence, a single genomic region encodes these proteins:
- the LOC128672277 gene encoding angiotensin-converting enzyme-like isoform X1, protein MKLFYLIGFILVAVDIKAVQFPANPNSDVSADEKSVQKINLTIDQSDESGHENNSENSENDERDKKFLDFAMRTVLDPNSVIQKSSDDVVENFKQQLEELDHDNMTLTAFMEEMDNISLEICKTSQQSLWSYVTDINNEIKKNKMVRIAAEEDEIKKQYWNIIKKKYLDNDLIANDTKLQRKLRIIKERGTNVQMPQSKQREEIDMMQRIWSRVTVCAYNSSCNSEDGTRTMSVYPTNTFGSFFYRATMEAKHIIQVFKTSNNSKELAFYWKAYRDATGKKIRPIFKDYVTRMNRVANSENFTDAGEMWRYAFEDDHFMDTVERIWHEIQPFYNTLHDYVRIKLKQYYKRDLSDNDNYIPAQLLGNLWAQEWQAVYPKVAAFPDRIRPHISSNESLHARDLFEAVDAFHQSIGFESAQDSYKDIRETMMTANCLPSSHDMCDGVHYKIKWCGEKVTDIMIGLSRAARLLGHVQYFKHYRHLPPLYRDGPTPAFHDAVSDIVAIQLTTPDHLKNLNLIKETGSEVTLNHLLWIALEKFPLMAYAYVLDKWRWDIFSNNSLENWNQHWWYLRKKETGVSAPVPRNESDLDPAAKYHVVSHVQYITYLISHVLEFQILSSLCKQANHTGPLHECSIYGVKEAGKLLSDGMALGASEDWRTVLKTMTGETELSTKGILDYFSTLQEYLQAENAKYIREKEDMDQSAPIIVGIIVVALTLIIIVLYIVKKQDWGGNILSLCGLSKNGSLDIVTNDITPSKTTEVTGVTEEKV, encoded by the exons TACTtaataggttttattttagtagctGTAGATATAAAGGCGGTACAATTCCCAGCGAATCCTAATTCGGACGTATCTGCAGATGAAAAaagtgtacaaaaaataaatctaactaTAGACCAGTCTGATGAAAGTGGTCATGAAAACAACAGCGAAAACAGTGAAAATGACGAAAGAGATAAgaaatttttagattttgcTATGCGGACAGTATTAGATCCTAATTCGGTTATTCAAAAAAGCAGTGACGATGTAGTAGAAAACTTTAAGCAACAATTAGAAGAATTAGATCACGATAATATGACACTGACTGCGTTCATGGAAGAAATGGATAATATTAGTCTGGAAATATGTAAAACATCACAACAATCTCTTTGGTCCTACGTCactgatataaataatgaaataaaaaagaataaaatg GTGAGGATAGCTGCAGAAGAAGACGAAATTAAGAAACAATACTGGAATatcataaagaaaaaatacttagacAACGACTTGATAGCAAATGATACAAAATTGCAAAGGAAGTTAAGAATTATAAAGGAACGTGGAACAAATGTGCAAATGCCTCAAAGCAAG CAAAGAGAAGAAATAGATATGATGCAGCGAATATGGAGCCGCGTGACCGTCTGTGCGTACAATAGTTCTTGTAACTCCGAAGATGGCACGCGCACTATGAGTG TTTATCCAACAAATACTTTTGGTTCGTTCTTTTATCGGGCAACCATGGAAGCAAAAC ATATCATACAAGTCTTCAAAACCAGCAATAATTCAAAAGAGCTAGCATTCTATTGGAAAGCATACAGAGATGCAACTGGGAAAAAGATAAGACCAATTTTCAAGGACTACGTGACAAGAATGAACAGAGTCGCTAATTCAGAAAACTTCACCGATGCTGGTGAAATGTGGAGATATGCCTTTGAAGATGATCATTTTATGGACACGGTAGAAAGGATTTGGCATGAAATTCAACCTTTCTATAATACACTTCACGATTACGTAAGAATCAAGTTGAAACAGTACTACAAAAGGGATTTGTCGGACAACGATAATTATATTCCAGCTCAATTATTAG GTAACTTGTGGGCTCAAGAGTGGCAAGCCGTGTACCCGAAAGTAGCCGCCTTTCCTGACCGCATCAGACCGCACATTTCGTCCAATGAGAGCTTGCATGCCAGAGATCTCTTCGAGGCAGTAGATGCATTCCATCAATCTATTGGCTTTGAGAGTGCGCAAGATTCTTACAAAGATATCAGAGAGACAATGATGACTGCCAATTGTTTGCCTTCTAGTCACGATATGTGTGACGGTGTTcattataa aattaAATGGTGTGGGGAGAAAGTGACCGATATAATGATCGGTCTATCCAGAGCGGCTAGGTTGCTGGGTCACGTCCAGTATTTCAAACACTATCGACATCTTCCTCCATTATACAGAGATGGCCCTACTCCag CATTTCACGACGCAGTATCAGACATCGTAGCCATTCAGCTGACGACCCCGGATCACTTGAAAAATCTGAACTTGATCAAGGAGACTGGCTCTGAAGTGACACTTAACCACCTCCTCTGGATAGCGCTGGAGAAGTTCCCTCTGATGGCATACGCATACGTCTTGGACAAATGGAGATGGGACATATTTTCGAACAACTCGTTAGAGAATTGGAACCAGCATTGGTGGTACCTAAG aaaGAAAGAGACAGGAGTATCGGCACCAGTACCAAGAAATGAGAGCGATTTAGACCCAGCAGCGAAGTATCATGTTGTATCCCATGTTCAGTACATTAC ttatttaatatcaCACGTGCTGGAATTCCAAATTCTGTCGTCTCTTTGCAAGCAAGCCAACCACACGGGGCCTTTGCACGAATGTTCCATATACGGAGTGAAGGAAGCGGGAAAACTGCTCAG TGACGGAATGGCTCTTGGCGCAAGTGAAGACTGGAGGACAGTTCTTAAAACTATGACAGGAGAAACTGAACTATCCACCAAAGGAATCCTGGATTATTTCTCAACACTACAAGAATATTTACAAGCAGAAAACGCGAAGTATATACGAGAAAAAGAAGACATGGATCAGAGCGCGCCTATCATTGTAGGAATCATTGTGGTCGCGTTGACACTCATTATAATAGTCCTTTATATCGTAAAGAAACAAGATTGGGGTGGTAATATATTGTCTTTATGTGGTTTGAGTAAAAATGGTTCATTGGATATAGTAACTAATGATATAACGCCAAGTAAAACGACCGAAGTTACAGGCGTCACAGAAGAAAAAGTATGA
- the LOC128672277 gene encoding angiotensin-converting enzyme-like isoform X3 produces the protein MRTVLDPNSVIQKSSDDVVENFKQQLEELDHDNMTLTAFMEEMDNISLEICKTSQQSLWSYVTDINNEIKKNKMVRIAAEEDEIKKQYWNIIKKKYLDNDLIANDTKLQRKLRIIKERGTNVQMPQSKQREEIDMMQRIWSRVTVCAYNSSCNSEDGTRTMSVYPTNTFGSFFYRATMEAKHIIQVFKTSNNSKELAFYWKAYRDATGKKIRPIFKDYVTRMNRVANSENFTDAGEMWRYAFEDDHFMDTVERIWHEIQPFYNTLHDYVRIKLKQYYKRDLSDNDNYIPAQLLGNLWAQEWQAVYPKVAAFPDRIRPHISSNESLHARDLFEAVDAFHQSIGFESAQDSYKDIRETMMTANCLPSSHDMCDGVHYKIKWCGEKVTDIMIGLSRAARLLGHVQYFKHYRHLPPLYRDGPTPAFHDAVSDIVAIQLTTPDHLKNLNLIKETGSEVTLNHLLWIALEKFPLMAYAYVLDKWRWDIFSNNSLENWNQHWWYLRKKETGVSAPVPRNESDLDPAAKYHVVSHVQYITYLISHVLEFQILSSLCKQANHTGPLHECSIYGVKEAGKLLSDGMALGASEDWRTVLKTMTGETELSTKGILDYFSTLQEYLQAENAKYIREKEDMDQSAPIIVGIIVVALTLIIIVLYIVKKQDWGGNILSLCGLSKNGSLDIVTNDITPSKTTEVTGVTEEKV, from the exons ATGCGGACAGTATTAGATCCTAATTCGGTTATTCAAAAAAGCAGTGACGATGTAGTAGAAAACTTTAAGCAACAATTAGAAGAATTAGATCACGATAATATGACACTGACTGCGTTCATGGAAGAAATGGATAATATTAGTCTGGAAATATGTAAAACATCACAACAATCTCTTTGGTCCTACGTCactgatataaataatgaaataaaaaagaataaaatg GTGAGGATAGCTGCAGAAGAAGACGAAATTAAGAAACAATACTGGAATatcataaagaaaaaatacttagacAACGACTTGATAGCAAATGATACAAAATTGCAAAGGAAGTTAAGAATTATAAAGGAACGTGGAACAAATGTGCAAATGCCTCAAAGCAAG CAAAGAGAAGAAATAGATATGATGCAGCGAATATGGAGCCGCGTGACCGTCTGTGCGTACAATAGTTCTTGTAACTCCGAAGATGGCACGCGCACTATGAGTG TTTATCCAACAAATACTTTTGGTTCGTTCTTTTATCGGGCAACCATGGAAGCAAAAC ATATCATACAAGTCTTCAAAACCAGCAATAATTCAAAAGAGCTAGCATTCTATTGGAAAGCATACAGAGATGCAACTGGGAAAAAGATAAGACCAATTTTCAAGGACTACGTGACAAGAATGAACAGAGTCGCTAATTCAGAAAACTTCACCGATGCTGGTGAAATGTGGAGATATGCCTTTGAAGATGATCATTTTATGGACACGGTAGAAAGGATTTGGCATGAAATTCAACCTTTCTATAATACACTTCACGATTACGTAAGAATCAAGTTGAAACAGTACTACAAAAGGGATTTGTCGGACAACGATAATTATATTCCAGCTCAATTATTAG GTAACTTGTGGGCTCAAGAGTGGCAAGCCGTGTACCCGAAAGTAGCCGCCTTTCCTGACCGCATCAGACCGCACATTTCGTCCAATGAGAGCTTGCATGCCAGAGATCTCTTCGAGGCAGTAGATGCATTCCATCAATCTATTGGCTTTGAGAGTGCGCAAGATTCTTACAAAGATATCAGAGAGACAATGATGACTGCCAATTGTTTGCCTTCTAGTCACGATATGTGTGACGGTGTTcattataa aattaAATGGTGTGGGGAGAAAGTGACCGATATAATGATCGGTCTATCCAGAGCGGCTAGGTTGCTGGGTCACGTCCAGTATTTCAAACACTATCGACATCTTCCTCCATTATACAGAGATGGCCCTACTCCag CATTTCACGACGCAGTATCAGACATCGTAGCCATTCAGCTGACGACCCCGGATCACTTGAAAAATCTGAACTTGATCAAGGAGACTGGCTCTGAAGTGACACTTAACCACCTCCTCTGGATAGCGCTGGAGAAGTTCCCTCTGATGGCATACGCATACGTCTTGGACAAATGGAGATGGGACATATTTTCGAACAACTCGTTAGAGAATTGGAACCAGCATTGGTGGTACCTAAG aaaGAAAGAGACAGGAGTATCGGCACCAGTACCAAGAAATGAGAGCGATTTAGACCCAGCAGCGAAGTATCATGTTGTATCCCATGTTCAGTACATTAC ttatttaatatcaCACGTGCTGGAATTCCAAATTCTGTCGTCTCTTTGCAAGCAAGCCAACCACACGGGGCCTTTGCACGAATGTTCCATATACGGAGTGAAGGAAGCGGGAAAACTGCTCAG TGACGGAATGGCTCTTGGCGCAAGTGAAGACTGGAGGACAGTTCTTAAAACTATGACAGGAGAAACTGAACTATCCACCAAAGGAATCCTGGATTATTTCTCAACACTACAAGAATATTTACAAGCAGAAAACGCGAAGTATATACGAGAAAAAGAAGACATGGATCAGAGCGCGCCTATCATTGTAGGAATCATTGTGGTCGCGTTGACACTCATTATAATAGTCCTTTATATCGTAAAGAAACAAGATTGGGGTGGTAATATATTGTCTTTATGTGGTTTGAGTAAAAATGGTTCATTGGATATAGTAACTAATGATATAACGCCAAGTAAAACGACCGAAGTTACAGGCGTCACAGAAGAAAAAGTATGA
- the LOC128672277 gene encoding angiotensin-converting enzyme-like isoform X4: protein MKLFYLIGFILVAVDIKAVQFPANPNSDVSADEKSVQKINLTIDQSDESGHENNSENSENDERDKKFLDFAMRTVLDPNSVIQKSSDDVVENFKQQLEELDHDNMTLTAFMEEMDNISLEICKTSQQSLWSYVTDINNEIKKNKMVRIAAEEDEIKKQYWNIIKKKYLDNDLIANDTKLQRKLRIIKERGTNVQMPQSKQREEIDMMQRIWSRVTVCAYNSSCNSEDGTRTMSGNLWAQEWQAVYPKVAAFPDRIRPHISSNESLHARDLFEAVDAFHQSIGFESAQDSYKDIRETMMTANCLPSSHDMCDGVHYKIKWCGEKVTDIMIGLSRAARLLGHVQYFKHYRHLPPLYRDGPTPAFHDAVSDIVAIQLTTPDHLKNLNLIKETGSEVTLNHLLWIALEKFPLMAYAYVLDKWRWDIFSNNSLENWNQHWWYLRKKETGVSAPVPRNESDLDPAAKYHVVSHVQYITYLISHVLEFQILSSLCKQANHTGPLHECSIYGVKEAGKLLSDGMALGASEDWRTVLKTMTGETELSTKGILDYFSTLQEYLQAENAKYIREKEDMDQSAPIIVGIIVVALTLIIIVLYIVKKQDWGGNILSLCGLSKNGSLDIVTNDITPSKTTEVTGVTEEKV from the exons TACTtaataggttttattttagtagctGTAGATATAAAGGCGGTACAATTCCCAGCGAATCCTAATTCGGACGTATCTGCAGATGAAAAaagtgtacaaaaaataaatctaactaTAGACCAGTCTGATGAAAGTGGTCATGAAAACAACAGCGAAAACAGTGAAAATGACGAAAGAGATAAgaaatttttagattttgcTATGCGGACAGTATTAGATCCTAATTCGGTTATTCAAAAAAGCAGTGACGATGTAGTAGAAAACTTTAAGCAACAATTAGAAGAATTAGATCACGATAATATGACACTGACTGCGTTCATGGAAGAAATGGATAATATTAGTCTGGAAATATGTAAAACATCACAACAATCTCTTTGGTCCTACGTCactgatataaataatgaaataaaaaagaataaaatg GTGAGGATAGCTGCAGAAGAAGACGAAATTAAGAAACAATACTGGAATatcataaagaaaaaatacttagacAACGACTTGATAGCAAATGATACAAAATTGCAAAGGAAGTTAAGAATTATAAAGGAACGTGGAACAAATGTGCAAATGCCTCAAAGCAAG CAAAGAGAAGAAATAGATATGATGCAGCGAATATGGAGCCGCGTGACCGTCTGTGCGTACAATAGTTCTTGTAACTCCGAAGATGGCACGCGCACTATGAGTG GTAACTTGTGGGCTCAAGAGTGGCAAGCCGTGTACCCGAAAGTAGCCGCCTTTCCTGACCGCATCAGACCGCACATTTCGTCCAATGAGAGCTTGCATGCCAGAGATCTCTTCGAGGCAGTAGATGCATTCCATCAATCTATTGGCTTTGAGAGTGCGCAAGATTCTTACAAAGATATCAGAGAGACAATGATGACTGCCAATTGTTTGCCTTCTAGTCACGATATGTGTGACGGTGTTcattataa aattaAATGGTGTGGGGAGAAAGTGACCGATATAATGATCGGTCTATCCAGAGCGGCTAGGTTGCTGGGTCACGTCCAGTATTTCAAACACTATCGACATCTTCCTCCATTATACAGAGATGGCCCTACTCCag CATTTCACGACGCAGTATCAGACATCGTAGCCATTCAGCTGACGACCCCGGATCACTTGAAAAATCTGAACTTGATCAAGGAGACTGGCTCTGAAGTGACACTTAACCACCTCCTCTGGATAGCGCTGGAGAAGTTCCCTCTGATGGCATACGCATACGTCTTGGACAAATGGAGATGGGACATATTTTCGAACAACTCGTTAGAGAATTGGAACCAGCATTGGTGGTACCTAAG aaaGAAAGAGACAGGAGTATCGGCACCAGTACCAAGAAATGAGAGCGATTTAGACCCAGCAGCGAAGTATCATGTTGTATCCCATGTTCAGTACATTAC ttatttaatatcaCACGTGCTGGAATTCCAAATTCTGTCGTCTCTTTGCAAGCAAGCCAACCACACGGGGCCTTTGCACGAATGTTCCATATACGGAGTGAAGGAAGCGGGAAAACTGCTCAG TGACGGAATGGCTCTTGGCGCAAGTGAAGACTGGAGGACAGTTCTTAAAACTATGACAGGAGAAACTGAACTATCCACCAAAGGAATCCTGGATTATTTCTCAACACTACAAGAATATTTACAAGCAGAAAACGCGAAGTATATACGAGAAAAAGAAGACATGGATCAGAGCGCGCCTATCATTGTAGGAATCATTGTGGTCGCGTTGACACTCATTATAATAGTCCTTTATATCGTAAAGAAACAAGATTGGGGTGGTAATATATTGTCTTTATGTGGTTTGAGTAAAAATGGTTCATTGGATATAGTAACTAATGATATAACGCCAAGTAAAACGACCGAAGTTACAGGCGTCACAGAAGAAAAAGTATGA
- the LOC128672277 gene encoding angiotensin-converting enzyme-like isoform X2 translates to MKLFYLIGFILVAVDIKAVQFPANPNSDVSADEKSVQKINLTIDQSDESGHENNSENSENDERDKKFLDFAMRTVLDPNSVIQKSSDDVVENFKQQLEELDHDNMTLTAFMEEMDNISLEICKTSQQSLWSYVTDINNEIKKNKMVRIAAEEDEIKKQYWNIIKKKYLDNDLIANDTKLQRKLRIIKERGTNVQMPQSKQREEIDMMQRIWSRVTVCAYNSSCNSEDGTRTMSDIIQVFKTSNNSKELAFYWKAYRDATGKKIRPIFKDYVTRMNRVANSENFTDAGEMWRYAFEDDHFMDTVERIWHEIQPFYNTLHDYVRIKLKQYYKRDLSDNDNYIPAQLLGNLWAQEWQAVYPKVAAFPDRIRPHISSNESLHARDLFEAVDAFHQSIGFESAQDSYKDIRETMMTANCLPSSHDMCDGVHYKIKWCGEKVTDIMIGLSRAARLLGHVQYFKHYRHLPPLYRDGPTPAFHDAVSDIVAIQLTTPDHLKNLNLIKETGSEVTLNHLLWIALEKFPLMAYAYVLDKWRWDIFSNNSLENWNQHWWYLRKKETGVSAPVPRNESDLDPAAKYHVVSHVQYITYLISHVLEFQILSSLCKQANHTGPLHECSIYGVKEAGKLLSDGMALGASEDWRTVLKTMTGETELSTKGILDYFSTLQEYLQAENAKYIREKEDMDQSAPIIVGIIVVALTLIIIVLYIVKKQDWGGNILSLCGLSKNGSLDIVTNDITPSKTTEVTGVTEEKV, encoded by the exons TACTtaataggttttattttagtagctGTAGATATAAAGGCGGTACAATTCCCAGCGAATCCTAATTCGGACGTATCTGCAGATGAAAAaagtgtacaaaaaataaatctaactaTAGACCAGTCTGATGAAAGTGGTCATGAAAACAACAGCGAAAACAGTGAAAATGACGAAAGAGATAAgaaatttttagattttgcTATGCGGACAGTATTAGATCCTAATTCGGTTATTCAAAAAAGCAGTGACGATGTAGTAGAAAACTTTAAGCAACAATTAGAAGAATTAGATCACGATAATATGACACTGACTGCGTTCATGGAAGAAATGGATAATATTAGTCTGGAAATATGTAAAACATCACAACAATCTCTTTGGTCCTACGTCactgatataaataatgaaataaaaaagaataaaatg GTGAGGATAGCTGCAGAAGAAGACGAAATTAAGAAACAATACTGGAATatcataaagaaaaaatacttagacAACGACTTGATAGCAAATGATACAAAATTGCAAAGGAAGTTAAGAATTATAAAGGAACGTGGAACAAATGTGCAAATGCCTCAAAGCAAG CAAAGAGAAGAAATAGATATGATGCAGCGAATATGGAGCCGCGTGACCGTCTGTGCGTACAATAGTTCTTGTAACTCCGAAGATGGCACGCGCACTATGAGTG ATATCATACAAGTCTTCAAAACCAGCAATAATTCAAAAGAGCTAGCATTCTATTGGAAAGCATACAGAGATGCAACTGGGAAAAAGATAAGACCAATTTTCAAGGACTACGTGACAAGAATGAACAGAGTCGCTAATTCAGAAAACTTCACCGATGCTGGTGAAATGTGGAGATATGCCTTTGAAGATGATCATTTTATGGACACGGTAGAAAGGATTTGGCATGAAATTCAACCTTTCTATAATACACTTCACGATTACGTAAGAATCAAGTTGAAACAGTACTACAAAAGGGATTTGTCGGACAACGATAATTATATTCCAGCTCAATTATTAG GTAACTTGTGGGCTCAAGAGTGGCAAGCCGTGTACCCGAAAGTAGCCGCCTTTCCTGACCGCATCAGACCGCACATTTCGTCCAATGAGAGCTTGCATGCCAGAGATCTCTTCGAGGCAGTAGATGCATTCCATCAATCTATTGGCTTTGAGAGTGCGCAAGATTCTTACAAAGATATCAGAGAGACAATGATGACTGCCAATTGTTTGCCTTCTAGTCACGATATGTGTGACGGTGTTcattataa aattaAATGGTGTGGGGAGAAAGTGACCGATATAATGATCGGTCTATCCAGAGCGGCTAGGTTGCTGGGTCACGTCCAGTATTTCAAACACTATCGACATCTTCCTCCATTATACAGAGATGGCCCTACTCCag CATTTCACGACGCAGTATCAGACATCGTAGCCATTCAGCTGACGACCCCGGATCACTTGAAAAATCTGAACTTGATCAAGGAGACTGGCTCTGAAGTGACACTTAACCACCTCCTCTGGATAGCGCTGGAGAAGTTCCCTCTGATGGCATACGCATACGTCTTGGACAAATGGAGATGGGACATATTTTCGAACAACTCGTTAGAGAATTGGAACCAGCATTGGTGGTACCTAAG aaaGAAAGAGACAGGAGTATCGGCACCAGTACCAAGAAATGAGAGCGATTTAGACCCAGCAGCGAAGTATCATGTTGTATCCCATGTTCAGTACATTAC ttatttaatatcaCACGTGCTGGAATTCCAAATTCTGTCGTCTCTTTGCAAGCAAGCCAACCACACGGGGCCTTTGCACGAATGTTCCATATACGGAGTGAAGGAAGCGGGAAAACTGCTCAG TGACGGAATGGCTCTTGGCGCAAGTGAAGACTGGAGGACAGTTCTTAAAACTATGACAGGAGAAACTGAACTATCCACCAAAGGAATCCTGGATTATTTCTCAACACTACAAGAATATTTACAAGCAGAAAACGCGAAGTATATACGAGAAAAAGAAGACATGGATCAGAGCGCGCCTATCATTGTAGGAATCATTGTGGTCGCGTTGACACTCATTATAATAGTCCTTTATATCGTAAAGAAACAAGATTGGGGTGGTAATATATTGTCTTTATGTGGTTTGAGTAAAAATGGTTCATTGGATATAGTAACTAATGATATAACGCCAAGTAAAACGACCGAAGTTACAGGCGTCACAGAAGAAAAAGTATGA